The following proteins are encoded in a genomic region of Sorangiineae bacterium MSr12523:
- a CDS encoding metalloregulator ArsR/SmtB family transcription factor has product MSPLERANRSGEQKLEASAAIFAALGDPMRMRLVGRLSSDGPMSIARLTAGSGVTRQAVTKHLQVLEDSGLVRGIRDGRERIWELQPEGLEQAKQDLERISRRWDEALGRLKAFVEK; this is encoded by the coding sequence ATGTCACCGCTCGAACGCGCTAATCGCTCGGGCGAGCAAAAGCTCGAAGCATCGGCCGCGATTTTCGCCGCCCTGGGCGATCCCATGCGCATGCGGCTGGTGGGGCGTCTGAGCTCGGACGGTCCCATGTCCATTGCGCGGTTGACCGCCGGTTCCGGCGTGACGCGTCAAGCCGTGACCAAACACCTCCAGGTGCTCGAAGATTCGGGCCTGGTGCGCGGTATTCGCGATGGTCGCGAGCGGATCTGGGAGCTTCAGCCCGAAGGTCTCGAACAAGCAAAGCAAGATCTCGAGCGCATCTCGCGGCGCTGGGACGAGGCACTCGGCCGCCTGAAGGCTTTCGTCGAAAAATGA
- a CDS encoding SRPBCC family protein has protein sequence MTTTTDRIEKKVLLRAPRARVWNALTTAEEFSAWFEVELTEKGKFIVGARVEGRFSKEDVIAPLMTIERVEPEKLFSYRWVPYSTEPNMNYDSEPKTLVEFRLEEQEGGVLLTVVESGFDSIPVARRAKAYQMNEGGWTQQMDNIERYVTARTR, from the coding sequence ATGACAACGACGACGGATCGCATCGAAAAAAAGGTTCTGCTGCGCGCTCCCCGGGCCCGGGTGTGGAACGCCCTAACGACGGCCGAGGAATTCAGCGCCTGGTTCGAGGTCGAGCTGACGGAAAAGGGGAAATTCATTGTAGGTGCACGGGTCGAAGGGCGCTTCTCCAAGGAAGACGTGATTGCGCCCCTCATGACCATCGAGCGGGTCGAGCCCGAGAAGCTTTTCTCGTACCGCTGGGTGCCGTATTCCACGGAGCCGAACATGAACTACGACTCCGAACCGAAGACGCTCGTCGAGTTTCGCTTGGAGGAGCAGGAAGGGGGCGTTCTGCTCACCGTGGTCGAATCGGGTTTCGACTCCATTCCGGTGGCGCGGCGCGCCAAGGCCTATCAGATGAACGAAGGCGGTTGGACGCAGCAGATGGACAACATCGAACGCTATGTCACCGCTCGAACGCGCTAA
- a CDS encoding DUF6351 family protein has protein sequence MTPLSLVLGAGCSPAHEDVSEDVSEHTLALEQSGESGESGEGGTTVQADFHTRKTPPRAKGQFDVITLSSLPDAVTGGDVLVGLRGLSAADQYTVQRNGVDVTAAFGRGSDGEVRGLVTGLIVGNNRIEALATGPNGKRRAVLGVINYPITGPVISGPHQSPFLCQTRESGLGDPLDSDCSVETRYEWFYRTNASSPSDYKPLANPYEAYPADVARIRTKDGRDVPFVVRVESATINRGIARIAVLDDPHARGPEAPFDAAGWNHRVYYFFGALCGVGYHQGINTPGTVLGVASPGEPFDFGALLGVEDRLRQGDAIVHSTLSTFGVQCNALMGIESAMMVLEHITERYGIISATVGSGGSGAAIQQYNAINNAPGLLSGALPVATFVDVWTTYTTVADCGLLTHYYQTHAPSWDEEKKGAVEGHDPPRSAPRTGICQSWSIPELQGILDPKNGCDPSVPYALRYDPVTNPHGARCTLQDANVNVVGRDPVTGFARRPIDNTGVQYGLDAFNRGRITAAEFIDLNRHIGGFDIDGHFAPARMVMHPDTESAIYRTGQIIGRGALDETPVMDMGLYLDLIPLANIHDAVRPFSVRARLRRYSGIDAGQSIWRGSSVTPPDAYQALARWLEVLDVMPYGTGSLDRARAVAYSKPFAAGDRCFIDTPHGRVQVPENFDAAIGPCAVFFPVSRTPRIAAGMPLTDDVLRCQRKPVDRRDYLAPLSEAQFAELQSIFPDGVCDYTKRAARDVDHSILWPTIGAETLHPPTGLTYRVARSVAVP, from the coding sequence ATGACGCCTCTTTCTTTGGTTTTGGGGGCGGGCTGCTCGCCTGCGCACGAAGACGTCTCCGAAGACGTGTCGGAGCACACCTTGGCGCTCGAGCAGAGCGGGGAAAGCGGGGAAAGCGGGGAGGGCGGGACGACGGTCCAGGCGGACTTTCATACGCGAAAAACGCCGCCTCGTGCCAAGGGGCAATTCGACGTGATCACCCTTTCATCGCTGCCGGATGCGGTGACGGGCGGCGATGTGCTGGTCGGTTTGCGCGGGCTTTCGGCGGCCGATCAATACACGGTGCAGCGCAACGGCGTGGATGTTACGGCCGCGTTCGGGCGGGGGTCGGACGGCGAGGTGCGAGGTCTGGTCACGGGGTTGATCGTAGGCAACAATCGCATCGAAGCGCTGGCGACTGGACCCAATGGAAAACGGCGAGCCGTACTCGGGGTCATTAATTACCCAATTACTGGGCCGGTGATATCCGGGCCACATCAGTCTCCATTTCTATGCCAAACACGTGAATCCGGTTTAGGCGATCCGTTGGATTCCGATTGCTCGGTTGAAACACGCTATGAATGGTTCTACCGGACCAACGCCTCATCCCCCTCGGACTACAAACCGCTTGCCAATCCGTACGAGGCTTATCCGGCGGACGTGGCGCGCATCCGAACGAAGGACGGTCGCGACGTGCCCTTCGTGGTGCGGGTGGAGTCTGCGACGATCAACCGCGGCATCGCCCGCATCGCGGTGCTCGACGATCCGCATGCGCGCGGTCCCGAGGCACCGTTCGACGCGGCAGGCTGGAACCATCGCGTGTATTACTTTTTCGGCGCGCTGTGCGGCGTGGGGTACCACCAGGGAATCAACACGCCGGGCACGGTGCTCGGGGTGGCATCGCCCGGGGAACCGTTCGACTTCGGCGCCCTTCTCGGGGTGGAGGATCGGCTTCGCCAGGGCGATGCGATCGTGCACTCGACGTTGAGCACCTTCGGCGTCCAGTGCAATGCGCTCATGGGCATCGAGAGCGCGATGATGGTCCTGGAGCACATTACGGAGAGATACGGAATCATCTCGGCCACGGTGGGATCCGGCGGGTCGGGGGCGGCCATTCAGCAATACAACGCGATCAACAATGCGCCGGGCCTTCTCAGCGGTGCGTTGCCCGTTGCCACGTTCGTGGACGTGTGGACCACGTATACGACCGTCGCCGATTGCGGCTTGCTGACGCATTATTACCAGACGCACGCACCGTCGTGGGACGAGGAGAAGAAGGGCGCCGTCGAGGGGCACGATCCGCCCCGGTCCGCACCGCGCACGGGCATCTGTCAGAGCTGGAGCATCCCGGAGCTGCAAGGCATCCTCGATCCGAAGAATGGATGCGATCCTTCGGTGCCGTACGCCCTTCGATACGATCCGGTCACGAATCCCCACGGTGCACGCTGCACCTTGCAGGATGCCAACGTGAACGTCGTCGGGCGCGACCCCGTGACGGGCTTCGCGCGCCGGCCCATCGACAACACCGGTGTGCAATATGGGCTCGATGCATTCAACCGCGGGCGCATCACCGCCGCGGAGTTCATCGATCTCAATCGCCATATCGGCGGGTTCGACATCGATGGTCACTTCGCTCCGGCGCGCATGGTCATGCACCCGGACACCGAGTCGGCGATTTACCGCACGGGCCAGATCATCGGCCGGGGCGCGCTGGACGAGACGCCGGTCATGGATATGGGGCTCTATCTGGATCTCATCCCGCTGGCGAACATCCACGACGCCGTGCGGCCATTTTCCGTGCGTGCGCGCTTGCGGCGTTACTCGGGAATCGACGCCGGGCAGAGCATCTGGCGCGGCTCGAGCGTGACGCCGCCCGATGCGTATCAGGCCCTTGCCCGATGGCTCGAGGTGCTCGACGTCATGCCGTACGGTACGGGTTCCCTGGATCGCGCCCGCGCCGTGGCCTACTCGAAGCCGTTCGCGGCAGGCGATCGCTGTTTCATCGACACGCCGCACGGCCGCGTGCAAGTTCCCGAGAATTTCGACGCGGCCATCGGGCCTTGCGCCGTGTTCTTCCCGGTCTCACGCACCCCGCGCATCGCCGCGGGAATGCCGCTCACCGACGATGTGCTTCGCTGCCAGCGCAAGCCGGTGGATCGTCGCGATTACCTCGCGCCGCTCAGCGAGGCCCAATTCGCCGAGCTGCAATCCATCTTCCCCGACGGCGTGTGCGACTACACGAAGCGCGCCGCGCGCGATGTCGACCACAGCATTCTCTGGCCCACCATCGGCGCCGAAACGCTGCACCCGCCCACAGGGCTCACCTACCGCGTCGCCCGTTCCGTGGCCGTTCCCTAA
- a CDS encoding LysR family transcriptional regulator — protein sequence MNEDYGRNLDLNLLRVFVAVADCESVTAAAGRLYLTQPAISAALRRLTEAVGVPLFTRRGRGIVLTKRGEDLLTIVRPHLAALLDAALAPEPFDPRSSDHTFRIGFSDVNEAWLLPPLLHVLRKEAPRMRVVAIPVQFRTVGAALASRQVDVAVTVADELPPGFKRRPVYEGGFVCMFDPRYARFPLPLRERDYFAYEHVIVSYNGDLRGIVEDMVRKTRSVRCSVSSFHNIGAIVEGSGLLATIPEVVARHICSERPRLQTTELPFAIAGTAMELIWSVADDDNPANRFIRDKIAAIAESEITMRQRSGASPRARGKGRTSSRGRATRASRRDR from the coding sequence ATGAACGAGGATTATGGAAGGAACCTGGATCTGAACCTCCTGCGTGTCTTCGTCGCGGTGGCCGATTGCGAGAGCGTGACCGCGGCGGCCGGCCGGCTTTACCTTACGCAGCCAGCCATCAGCGCGGCGCTGCGCAGGCTCACCGAGGCGGTGGGCGTGCCGCTCTTCACGCGCCGCGGGCGCGGGATCGTGCTCACCAAGCGCGGGGAAGATCTGCTGACCATCGTGCGGCCCCACTTGGCCGCGTTGCTCGATGCCGCGCTCGCCCCGGAGCCGTTCGATCCGCGCAGCAGCGATCACACCTTCCGCATCGGATTTTCCGACGTGAACGAGGCGTGGCTGCTACCGCCGCTGCTCCACGTGTTGCGAAAAGAGGCGCCGCGGATGCGCGTCGTCGCGATACCGGTGCAGTTTCGCACGGTGGGGGCAGCGCTCGCCTCCCGTCAGGTCGACGTGGCGGTGACCGTGGCCGACGAGCTTCCGCCGGGCTTCAAACGACGTCCCGTGTACGAGGGCGGTTTCGTGTGCATGTTCGACCCGCGCTATGCGCGCTTTCCATTGCCGCTGCGGGAGCGCGATTACTTCGCCTACGAGCACGTCATCGTTTCGTACAATGGCGATTTGCGCGGCATCGTCGAGGACATGGTGCGCAAGACCCGCAGCGTCCGTTGCTCGGTGTCCAGCTTCCACAACATCGGCGCCATCGTCGAGGGCTCCGGGCTGCTTGCCACCATTCCGGAGGTGGTGGCACGTCACATTTGCAGCGAGCGCCCGCGATTGCAGACGACAGAATTGCCATTTGCAATTGCGGGCACGGCCATGGAGCTCATTTGGTCGGTCGCCGACGACGACAACCCGGCAAATCGGTTCATCCGCGACAAGATTGCGGCCATTGCCGAATCGGAGATCACCATGCGTCAACGATCCGGCGCTTCTCCGCGTGCGCGCGGGAAGGGGCGGACTTCAAGCCGCGGACGAGCCACGCGCGCGTCTCGGCGGGATCGATGA
- a CDS encoding aldo/keto reductase, giving the protein MTREKASHTIPLGNTGPKVFRLGLGCMAFSGMYGPTSDAEGIATIRSAIERGVTLLDTGDFYGMGHNEMLIQRALEGQGYQRDNLQISVKFGGLRAPDGAWIGADTRPIAVKNFAAYSLKRLGVDVIDVYRPARLDPNVPIEDTIGAISDLVKQGYVRHIGLSEVGVETIRRAHAVHPIVDLQIEYSLASRGPEQKIFPVLKELGISATLYGILSRGLLSGRKPKDASDFRAHLPRFSGEDGVHNEQIVARLSAFAEASGRTPSQLAIAWAIAKQPAFVPLVGARTRAQLDDALGVLDKPLSAEDVRALETIVPVGSFRGDRYATVHMAHLDSER; this is encoded by the coding sequence ATGACTCGAGAAAAAGCCTCCCACACGATCCCGCTCGGCAATACCGGCCCGAAAGTTTTCCGCTTGGGCCTCGGCTGCATGGCCTTCTCCGGCATGTACGGTCCCACCAGTGACGCCGAGGGCATCGCCACGATTCGCTCGGCCATCGAGCGCGGCGTGACCTTGCTCGATACGGGTGATTTCTATGGCATGGGCCACAACGAGATGCTCATCCAGCGTGCCCTCGAGGGCCAAGGTTACCAGCGCGACAATTTGCAAATCTCGGTGAAGTTCGGCGGCCTGCGCGCCCCCGACGGCGCCTGGATTGGCGCCGACACGCGCCCCATCGCGGTGAAGAACTTCGCCGCGTACAGCTTGAAGCGGCTCGGCGTCGACGTCATCGACGTCTACCGCCCCGCACGACTCGATCCCAACGTGCCCATCGAAGACACCATCGGGGCCATCTCGGACCTCGTCAAACAGGGATACGTGCGCCACATCGGCCTCTCCGAGGTCGGCGTGGAGACCATCCGCCGCGCGCATGCCGTTCATCCCATCGTGGACCTTCAAATCGAATATTCACTGGCCAGCCGCGGGCCGGAGCAGAAGATCTTCCCCGTGCTGAAGGAACTCGGAATCAGCGCCACGCTGTACGGCATCCTCTCGCGCGGTTTGCTCAGCGGACGAAAGCCCAAGGACGCAAGCGACTTCCGCGCGCACCTTCCTCGTTTCAGCGGCGAGGATGGCGTTCACAACGAGCAAATCGTGGCGCGGCTCAGTGCCTTCGCCGAGGCCAGCGGCCGCACACCCTCGCAACTCGCCATCGCGTGGGCCATCGCCAAGCAGCCCGCGTTCGTTCCGCTGGTTGGCGCAAGGACGCGCGCGCAACTGGACGACGCCCTCGGCGTGTTGGACAAGCCACTATCCGCCGAAGACGTTCGTGCATTGGAAACCATCGTCCCGGTGGGCTCATTCCGCGGCGACCGATACGCCACCGTGCACATGGCCCACTTGGATAGCGAACGCTGA
- a CDS encoding Hsp70 family protein translates to MRRALGLDLGTTNSALALAGAERDVTLAHFEHRGGVTDTFRSILYFHPDARDARRGITSVAGPTAIDEYLEADGTGRLIQSLKTYLSDPGFEATSVFGRNYTLTDLLSFLVRALCGLAEKQMGALGPRIVVGRPVHFSGGKGDDDDAFAEGRLRKAIAAAGFEDIVFEYEPVAAAYYYESRLDHDELVLIADFGGGTSDFSLIRVGPSARKSPQSERILGNDGVGLAGDALDAKILHNVVSPYLGLGSSYRSMLGKELPVPVWIYGKLRRWHHLSFLKSKRTTELLREIQDQSLEPEKIRGLVHIIDQDLGYHLYRAIEKTKVALSKDDRTTFLFEDESLRIEHALTRADFESWIDEETGAMSECVDRLLARVGLSAKDVDRVFMTGGTSFVPAVRRIFDSRFGAEKIEAGGEMISVASGLALRAHDLS, encoded by the coding sequence ATGCGCAGAGCTTTGGGACTCGATCTCGGGACGACGAACAGTGCGCTCGCTTTGGCGGGAGCCGAGCGGGACGTCACCCTCGCGCACTTCGAACATCGCGGCGGCGTCACGGACACGTTTCGGTCCATCTTGTACTTTCACCCCGATGCGCGCGACGCGCGTCGGGGCATCACCTCGGTAGCGGGCCCCACGGCCATCGACGAGTATCTGGAAGCCGATGGCACCGGACGGCTGATTCAATCGCTCAAGACGTATTTGTCCGATCCGGGCTTCGAGGCCACCAGCGTCTTCGGACGCAACTACACGCTGACCGATCTTCTCTCGTTTCTCGTGCGCGCCCTGTGCGGGCTGGCCGAGAAGCAAATGGGCGCGTTGGGACCGCGCATCGTCGTCGGCCGGCCGGTTCACTTTTCCGGCGGCAAAGGCGACGACGACGATGCGTTTGCCGAAGGACGCTTGCGAAAGGCGATTGCCGCTGCCGGTTTCGAGGACATCGTCTTCGAATACGAGCCGGTGGCCGCTGCGTACTATTACGAATCGCGCCTCGATCATGACGAGCTGGTGCTCATTGCCGACTTCGGCGGCGGTACGAGCGACTTTTCGCTCATCCGCGTCGGACCTTCGGCGCGCAAGTCTCCGCAATCCGAGCGCATCTTGGGCAACGACGGTGTGGGCCTCGCCGGTGATGCGCTCGATGCGAAGATTCTTCACAACGTGGTTTCTCCGTATTTGGGACTTGGCTCCTCGTACCGATCCATGCTCGGCAAAGAGCTGCCGGTGCCGGTGTGGATTTACGGGAAGCTCCGTCGCTGGCACCACCTGTCGTTTCTCAAGTCGAAGCGAACGACGGAGCTACTTCGCGAAATTCAGGACCAGTCGCTGGAACCGGAGAAAATTCGCGGGCTCGTGCACATCATCGATCAGGACCTTGGTTACCACCTGTATCGGGCCATCGAAAAGACCAAGGTCGCGCTCTCCAAGGACGATCGCACGACCTTCCTCTTCGAGGATGAATCTTTGCGCATCGAGCACGCGCTCACCCGCGCCGACTTCGAGTCATGGATCGACGAGGAAACCGGGGCCATGTCCGAGTGCGTCGACCGCCTGCTCGCGCGGGTCGGATTGAGCGCCAAGGACGTGGACCGCGTGTTCATGACCGGCGGAACGTCGTTCGTTCCGGCCGTGCGCCGCATCTTCGACTCGCGATTCGGCGCCGAGAAGATCGAGGCCGGCGGCGAAATGATCTCCGTGGCCAGCGGCCTCGCGCTGCGCGCGCACGATCTCTCGTAG
- a CDS encoding M14 family metallopeptidase encodes MTRNLDHLRTIAEQTRFEKTGRYDEVLRLARAYAETWPDAVRCFDFGVTPEQRPMIALIVSRTGALTAKEIAERKIPVLFLQGGIHPGESDGKDAGFMALRDMLEGRLAAGALEKSAILFVPVFNVDGHERFGKWNRPNQVGPEEMGWRSTSQNLNLNRDYAKVDSPEMQAMMRLLLEWNPLVYADLHVTNGADFEHDVSVQVEPIHTGDPALRATGLDLREHVIAKLAAEGSLPLPFYPSLARQDDPESGFEHYVYSPRFSTGYWNLRNRFTLLLETHSWKSYEARIRMTLNTIAGLTDWTVNKGPAALALVEKADIAGAALGGQPVEIDYGLSDEVTQIEFRGYAYTREPSPISGQLATRYDPSKPQIWRVPLRTGVVVKRTAPAPKGGYIVPAAYAQDIGARLALHGIASRQLSEPMAAAPVEAFRASKVTFQPAPFEGRTMVAVEGAWHAEKREIPSGSLFVPIAQRFARLAMALLEPQAPDSFGAWGFFNAVYERKEYMDAYVAEQVAREMLAADPELAAEFARKLGNEPDFARSPAARLDFFYRRHPSFDERLDLYPVYRTDADSF; translated from the coding sequence ATGACCCGAAATCTCGACCATCTTCGAACGATCGCCGAGCAAACCCGATTCGAAAAAACGGGGCGCTACGACGAGGTGCTCCGCTTGGCGCGCGCGTACGCCGAGACCTGGCCCGATGCCGTGCGCTGTTTCGATTTCGGGGTCACCCCCGAACAACGTCCGATGATCGCGCTGATCGTGTCGCGGACCGGTGCACTCACGGCGAAGGAGATTGCCGAGCGGAAGATCCCGGTGCTCTTTCTGCAGGGCGGGATTCACCCCGGCGAGAGCGATGGCAAGGATGCCGGCTTCATGGCTTTGCGCGACATGCTCGAGGGCCGGCTCGCGGCGGGGGCGCTGGAGAAGAGCGCCATTCTGTTCGTGCCGGTTTTCAACGTGGATGGGCACGAGCGCTTCGGAAAATGGAATCGCCCGAACCAAGTCGGCCCCGAAGAAATGGGCTGGCGCAGCACCTCGCAGAATCTCAACTTGAATCGCGATTACGCCAAGGTCGATTCGCCGGAGATGCAGGCCATGATGCGCCTGCTCCTGGAATGGAACCCTCTCGTCTATGCCGATTTGCACGTCACCAACGGGGCGGATTTCGAACACGACGTCTCCGTGCAGGTGGAACCCATTCACACGGGCGATCCGGCGCTGCGGGCGACGGGGCTCGATCTGCGCGAGCACGTCATCGCCAAGCTGGCGGCGGAAGGATCGCTGCCCCTGCCATTTTATCCGAGTCTGGCGCGGCAGGACGACCCCGAATCGGGTTTCGAGCATTACGTGTACAGTCCACGCTTCTCGACCGGCTATTGGAACCTGCGCAATCGCTTCACGCTGCTTTTGGAGACGCACTCGTGGAAGAGTTACGAGGCGCGTATCCGCATGACATTGAATACCATCGCCGGGCTCACGGATTGGACGGTCAACAAAGGGCCCGCGGCGCTGGCCTTGGTCGAAAAGGCAGATATCGCCGGCGCCGCGCTGGGCGGGCAGCCCGTCGAAATCGATTACGGTCTCAGCGACGAGGTGACCCAAATCGAGTTTCGCGGATATGCCTATACGCGCGAACCGTCGCCCATCTCGGGGCAGCTGGCCACGCGCTACGATCCGTCGAAGCCGCAAATCTGGCGGGTCCCCTTGCGGACCGGAGTCGTGGTGAAGCGAACCGCGCCCGCGCCGAAGGGCGGGTACATCGTTCCGGCGGCGTACGCGCAAGACATCGGTGCGCGGCTCGCGCTGCACGGCATCGCGTCGCGGCAGTTGAGTGAGCCGATGGCCGCGGCGCCGGTGGAGGCATTCCGGGCCTCGAAGGTGACGTTCCAGCCCGCGCCCTTCGAAGGGCGCACCATGGTGGCCGTCGAAGGGGCGTGGCATGCGGAGAAGCGCGAGATCCCCTCGGGCTCGCTGTTCGTTCCCATCGCGCAGCGTTTCGCGCGTCTCGCCATGGCGCTGCTCGAGCCGCAGGCGCCCGATTCGTTCGGCGCGTGGGGCTTCTTCAACGCCGTCTACGAGCGAAAAGAGTACATGGATGCCTACGTGGCCGAGCAGGTTGCGCGGGAAATGTTGGCGGCCGATCCCGAGTTGGCGGCTGAGTTCGCGCGAAAGCTGGGAAATGAGCCCGATTTCGCGCGCAGTCCGGCGGCGCGGCTCGACTTTTTCTACCGCCGTCATCCTTCGTTCGACGAGCGGCTCGACCTGTACCCCGTCTACCGAACCGACGCGGACTCGTTCTAA
- a CDS encoding DUF4377 domain-containing protein: MRTNAWLALIVVGMAIEGCSNPSPAAGSGTTPAAAGAEGTRDIEVDSQMVDCTGVGPQKCLRIRNNPQAEWELWYSGIEGFTHKAGMKYRLRIREEKVPNPPADGSSLRLILVEVLEQTPAKP, from the coding sequence ATGAGAACGAATGCATGGCTGGCACTTATCGTAGTAGGCATGGCGATCGAGGGCTGTTCCAATCCGTCGCCCGCGGCGGGGAGCGGCACGACACCGGCGGCTGCAGGAGCCGAGGGGACGCGCGACATCGAAGTCGATTCCCAGATGGTGGACTGCACGGGCGTGGGGCCGCAGAAGTGCTTGCGCATTCGAAACAACCCCCAGGCCGAGTGGGAGCTTTGGTACTCGGGCATCGAGGGATTCACCCACAAGGCCGGCATGAAGTACCGCCTTCGCATCCGTGAGGAAAAGGTACCGAATCCCCCGGCGGATGGTTCGAGCTTGCGATTAATCTTGGTCGAGGTGCTGGAACAAACCCCTGCCAAGCCCTAG